From the genome of Gracilibacillus salitolerans, one region includes:
- a CDS encoding rhodanese-like domain-containing protein, with translation MSIFWIVLLLIIVFFSHLFYTRYVPIKGIPCVEIDKKLNREKLTLDIRDYQEADNDKVEEAVVIPIPYLRRYFHEIPSRTVHIVASNHVEKNLAIRFLKQKGFEITGYTLTECRCKKKIGRLA, from the coding sequence ATGTCAATCTTTTGGATTGTTTTATTGTTGATCATCGTATTTTTTAGCCATTTATTCTATACACGATATGTACCGATTAAAGGAATCCCATGTGTAGAAATAGATAAAAAGCTTAATCGGGAAAAATTAACGCTAGATATCCGTGATTATCAGGAAGCGGATAATGATAAAGTAGAAGAAGCGGTTGTGATTCCCATACCATACCTAAGAAGATATTTTCACGAAATTCCTTCTCGAACAGTTCATATTGTTGCTTCGAATCATGTGGAAAAAAATTTAGCGATTCGTTTCTTGAAACAAAAAGGGTTTGAAATAACAGGTTATACGCTTACGGAATGTAGATGTAAGAAAAAGATAGGAAGATTAGCATAA
- a CDS encoding TIGR00341 family protein: MELQLIEVYIPAHRFERFLKEVEEYHVIEKWYTKISEDEQLAKILIEKKYAEEILDFLEVNDRGQDNIRALLYNISTYVPRIEVDKEEDEAENPEEKQKEITRASRHELYNVVQSSSTSSVNYIWMLLLSSVVATAGIVKDSPAIVIGAMVIAPLIGPFTALAFAATLGDYNLMKRSVLTCLYGLAIPVGIAIIFGLLFTLPVNSDEFLARTNIELMDIVVALAAGTAGAMSFAKRVSEALVGVMVSVALLPPAVVLGMMLGALEFQQALTPLILLMVNISAILFSAIVVFWTSGIEPVNWSEIQVAHTSKTYALIFISSVIIILAVMIIIIQF, translated from the coding sequence ATGGAACTGCAACTGATCGAAGTCTATATCCCTGCCCATCGATTTGAACGATTTCTGAAAGAAGTAGAAGAATACCATGTAATCGAAAAATGGTATACGAAAATCTCGGAAGACGAACAATTAGCCAAAATATTAATCGAAAAAAAATATGCAGAAGAGATATTAGATTTTCTGGAAGTAAACGACCGTGGCCAAGATAATATACGAGCACTACTCTATAATATTTCGACATATGTACCAAGGATTGAAGTTGACAAGGAAGAAGACGAAGCAGAGAATCCCGAAGAAAAACAAAAAGAAATTACCCGTGCCAGTCGCCATGAATTATATAATGTTGTGCAATCATCCAGTACTTCCAGTGTAAATTATATATGGATGTTGCTATTATCTTCTGTGGTTGCAACAGCCGGAATCGTTAAAGATAGTCCTGCTATTGTGATCGGTGCGATGGTAATTGCACCCTTGATCGGTCCTTTTACTGCGCTTGCTTTTGCTGCAACATTAGGTGATTATAATTTGATGAAAAGATCTGTTCTCACATGCTTATATGGTTTGGCGATTCCAGTCGGGATAGCGATTATTTTCGGATTACTCTTTACTTTGCCGGTTAATAGTGATGAATTTTTGGCGAGGACTAACATTGAATTGATGGATATAGTTGTAGCGCTTGCCGCTGGTACTGCAGGTGCAATGTCATTTGCAAAACGGGTTTCTGAAGCACTCGTTGGGGTAATGGTCTCTGTCGCATTATTACCACCTGCTGTAGTTCTGGGAATGATGCTAGGGGCTTTGGAATTTCAACAAGCTCTAACCCCATTGATTCTCTTAATGGTCAATATAAGTGCCATTCTTTTCTCAGCTATCGTTGTTTTTTGGACGAGTGGCATTGAACCGGTTAATTGGAGCGAAATTCAAGTTGCCCATACATCGAAAACCTATGCACTAATATTCATCAGTAGCGTCATTATTATCCTTGCTGTGATGATTATTATTATCCAATTTTGA
- a CDS encoding CHRD domain-containing protein: protein MRRLFIARLKGRNEVPPVNTNASGSAKFIVNKNRTKIKFTLEVNNIENLVQAHIHFGRRGENGPVIVFLFGADLETLEKQHGISTGRGVVTGTITDDDIVENDVGIKTIEDLLKFMEQKSTYVNAHTEQNPAGEIRGQIVPR, encoded by the coding sequence ATGCGAAGACTCTTTATTGCCAGATTGAAAGGCAGAAATGAAGTCCCTCCTGTAAACACAAATGCTTCTGGTTCAGCAAAATTTATAGTTAACAAAAACAGAACTAAAATAAAGTTTACACTAGAAGTTAACAACATTGAAAACTTGGTTCAAGCGCATATCCATTTTGGCAGACGGGGTGAAAATGGACCTGTAATAGTGTTTCTATTCGGTGCTGACTTAGAAACGCTTGAGAAACAACATGGAATATCGACTGGAAGAGGCGTTGTTACAGGAACTATAACAGATGACGATATTGTAGAAAATGACGTTGGTATAAAAACCATAGAAGATTTATTAAAATTTATGGAACAAAAATCAACTTATGTTAATGCCCATACTGAACAAAATCCTGCAGGTGAAATCAGAGGCCAAATTGTACCAAGATAA
- a CDS encoding dipeptidase encodes MKEVIEYLEKYKDQHLEELKNFLHIPSVSTDSTHKEDVKKAAQFVGNYLTDAGFETVEVQETKGHPLVYAEWMDAGEDAPTVLFYGHYDVQPPDPLDQWKSDPFQPEVRDGRIYARGSSDDKGQVFMHLVVLKAFLKTTGSLPINVKVCIEGEEEIGSANLYDILHEQKEKFQADFAVISDSGMVANDQPTILYGLKGFTGLEFTLKGPDNDLHSGLYGGAVKNPAMAMAQLLATMKNEEEVVQIAGFYDQVEPLSSEERALIKDAPSEDYEESTGVKETVSEKGYTAKEHTMARPTLEINGLFSGYQGEGTKTIIPSTATAKLTCRLVPDQDPQEIQDLLVKHLEQHVPRGVELTIKREPLSAKAYKVDPDHPLITKAAESFTETFEKEAVYVRMGGSIPVVEWIDSMYQIPVVLLGFGTPDDRLHSPNESFPIAHFDKGMKTIVHYWEKVKNLKQ; translated from the coding sequence ATGAAAGAAGTTATTGAATACCTTGAAAAATATAAAGATCAACACCTGGAAGAACTTAAAAACTTTTTACATATCCCAAGTGTCAGCACAGATTCCACCCATAAAGAAGATGTGAAAAAAGCGGCACAGTTTGTAGGCAACTATTTAACGGACGCTGGATTTGAAACCGTGGAAGTTCAGGAAACAAAAGGTCATCCACTTGTATATGCTGAATGGATGGATGCCGGTGAAGACGCGCCAACTGTTTTATTTTATGGCCATTATGATGTGCAGCCACCAGACCCACTCGACCAATGGAAGAGTGATCCGTTTCAACCAGAAGTTAGAGATGGAAGGATCTATGCCCGCGGTTCCAGTGATGATAAAGGGCAAGTTTTTATGCACCTCGTGGTGTTAAAAGCTTTCCTGAAAACGACAGGCTCATTACCAATCAATGTGAAAGTCTGTATAGAAGGGGAAGAAGAGATCGGTAGTGCCAATCTTTATGATATTCTTCATGAACAAAAGGAAAAATTCCAAGCTGATTTTGCAGTCATTTCTGACTCGGGAATGGTTGCCAATGATCAGCCAACCATTCTTTATGGATTAAAAGGTTTTACCGGGTTGGAATTCACATTGAAAGGACCTGACAATGATTTGCACTCAGGTCTGTACGGTGGTGCGGTGAAAAATCCAGCAATGGCAATGGCGCAGCTCTTGGCAACGATGAAAAATGAAGAAGAAGTGGTGCAAATAGCAGGCTTTTATGATCAGGTTGAACCATTGTCATCTGAAGAACGTGCATTAATTAAAGATGCACCAAGTGAAGATTATGAAGAGTCTACTGGAGTAAAAGAGACGGTTTCGGAAAAAGGCTATACTGCAAAAGAACATACTATGGCTAGACCAACCCTAGAAATCAATGGTTTATTTAGCGGTTACCAGGGAGAGGGCACGAAAACCATTATCCCGTCTACTGCAACGGCCAAACTAACATGTCGTCTAGTACCAGACCAAGATCCGCAAGAAATTCAGGATTTATTAGTAAAACATTTGGAACAGCATGTGCCAAGAGGGGTGGAACTAACCATAAAGCGTGAACCTTTATCAGCGAAAGCATATAAAGTGGATCCAGATCATCCGTTGATTACCAAAGCAGCAGAGAGCTTTACAGAAACCTTTGAAAAAGAAGCGGTATATGTTCGTATGGGTGGCTCTATACCAGTTGTGGAATGGATTGACTCAATGTATCAAATTCCTGTGGTATTGCTTGGTTTCGGAACACCTGATGACCGATTGCATTCTCCTAATGAAAGCTTCCCAATTGCCCATTTCGATAAAGGAATGAAGACAATTGTCCATTATTGGGAGAAAGTTAAAAATCTTAAACAATAG
- the chrA gene encoding chromate efflux transporter: MTREKNTFRDYLFILWIATRLGFTSFGGPVAHLGYFHEEYVRRKKWLDEKAYADLVALCQFLPGPASSQVGIGVGIIRGGILGGILAFLGFTLPSVIVLILFALALHQFSFYDASFIHGLKIVAVAVVAHAIMGMGAKLTPDLPRKTIAIIAVTVSLAWQTTITQVIIILVAAAIGIFFFQKQEKQEQPARLSLGLSKKTAIISIALFFILLAVLPIVSRITDWQWLAMFDSFYRSGALVFGGGHVVLPLLEQEFVPTGWVSEQEFLAGYGAAQAVPGPLFTFAAYLGTVIGGIPGGLLATAAIFLPAFLLIIGTLPFWHALRHVSSVRGALVSVNAAVVGLLIAAFYQPIWTSTIIETKDFILAAILFSLLAFWKLPSWVVVIIGLIGGILLPYVPF; the protein is encoded by the coding sequence ATGACTAGAGAAAAAAACACATTTCGCGATTATTTATTCATTCTGTGGATTGCGACTCGATTAGGCTTCACCTCATTCGGTGGCCCTGTGGCACATCTCGGCTATTTCCATGAGGAATACGTACGGCGAAAAAAATGGCTCGATGAAAAAGCTTATGCGGATTTAGTAGCATTGTGCCAATTCCTGCCTGGACCTGCCAGCAGTCAAGTCGGCATTGGTGTCGGAATCATTCGTGGTGGTATATTAGGTGGTATTCTTGCCTTTCTTGGCTTTACCTTACCATCGGTTATTGTCCTCATCTTATTTGCATTAGCTTTACATCAATTTTCCTTTTATGATGCAAGCTTTATCCATGGTTTAAAAATTGTTGCCGTAGCAGTTGTCGCCCATGCAATTATGGGAATGGGTGCTAAGTTAACACCTGATTTACCAAGAAAAACGATAGCCATAATCGCAGTTACTGTCAGTCTAGCTTGGCAAACAACGATTACACAAGTAATAATCATCTTGGTCGCAGCGGCAATCGGTATTTTCTTTTTCCAAAAACAAGAGAAACAAGAACAACCTGCACGATTAAGTTTAGGCTTATCTAAGAAAACAGCTATTATTAGTATTGCTTTATTTTTTATCTTATTAGCCGTGCTTCCAATTGTCAGTCGGATAACAGATTGGCAATGGTTGGCGATGTTTGACAGCTTTTATCGTTCTGGTGCTCTTGTTTTTGGCGGAGGGCATGTCGTTTTACCATTACTGGAGCAAGAATTTGTACCAACTGGCTGGGTATCCGAACAAGAATTTTTAGCAGGTTATGGGGCTGCACAAGCAGTACCTGGTCCGCTTTTTACCTTTGCGGCATACCTTGGAACGGTAATCGGCGGCATTCCTGGTGGTTTACTCGCAACAGCTGCTATCTTTCTACCAGCCTTTTTACTTATTATAGGTACGTTACCTTTCTGGCATGCGTTACGTCATGTTTCCTCGGTACGTGGTGCCTTAGTCAGTGTAAATGCAGCGGTTGTCGGCCTGTTAATTGCTGCCTTTTATCAGCCAATCTGGACAAGCACGATTATAGAAACAAAAGATTTTATCTTAGCTGCCATTCTCTTTAGTTTGTTAGCGTTTTGGAAGCTGCCATCATGGGTGGTTGTAATTATCGGACTGATCGGTGGCATCTTATTACCATATGTACCTTTTTAG
- a CDS encoding cation diffusion facilitator family transporter — protein sequence MGHHHGHGHSHDHHHTNNKKALLISFILIATFMVIEVIGGILTNSLALLSDAGHMLSDAFALGLSLFAFKLSEKAANAQKTYGYKRFEILAAFINGVTLLAISIYIFYEAYHRFLEPPNVSPMMLWIAVTGLIVNIIVAFILMNGGDTKGNLNMRSALLHVLGDLLGSVGAIIAGLLIMFFNWNMADPIASIIVAVLILISGYRVSRDSFHILMEGTPSYISYEDIENKLVQLDGVTNIHDLHVWTITSDFPALSCHMVVEENVDRDQLLIKAANLLHDDFAIHHTTIQIEGVQTDMEHDENNCN from the coding sequence ATGGGACATCATCACGGACATGGTCATAGTCATGATCATCATCATACAAACAATAAAAAGGCGTTATTGATCAGCTTTATACTTATTGCGACATTTATGGTTATCGAAGTCATTGGGGGTATTCTCACCAATAGTTTGGCGTTATTATCTGACGCTGGTCACATGTTGAGTGATGCGTTCGCTCTAGGATTGAGTTTATTTGCATTTAAATTAAGCGAAAAAGCAGCAAACGCCCAGAAAACATATGGTTATAAACGATTTGAAATATTAGCGGCGTTTATCAATGGTGTCACACTTCTAGCCATTTCTATTTATATTTTTTATGAAGCATATCATCGCTTTTTAGAACCGCCTAATGTAAGTCCGATGATGCTTTGGATTGCCGTTACCGGACTTATCGTTAATATTATCGTTGCCTTTATATTAATGAACGGCGGAGATACAAAAGGTAACTTAAATATGCGCAGTGCATTGCTGCATGTATTAGGAGATTTACTTGGATCGGTTGGTGCGATTATTGCCGGGCTATTGATTATGTTCTTTAATTGGAATATGGCAGACCCAATTGCAAGTATTATTGTCGCTGTTCTCATTTTAATTAGTGGTTACCGAGTCTCTCGTGATTCTTTTCATATTTTAATGGAAGGTACCCCTAGTTATATATCATATGAGGACATTGAAAACAAATTGGTCCAATTAGATGGAGTCACCAATATTCATGATTTACATGTCTGGACAATCACTTCAGATTTTCCAGCGTTGAGCTGTCATATGGTTGTCGAAGAAAATGTTGATCGAGATCAGCTATTAATAAAGGCAGCAAATTTATTACATGATGATTTTGCTATTCATCATACAACGATTCAAATAGAGGGCGTGCAGACAGATATGGAACATGATGAAAACAATTGTAATTGA
- a CDS encoding SDR family oxidoreductase, with translation MRYQGKVVVVTGGANGIGKAITESYLAEGATVVVADIEKPQNADIYFLKTDVSKAKDIEQLFQHITDSFSKLDILINNAGVSTFGDFYEISVEDWDKVINTNLRSTFLCSQKAALIMRKQPTGGSLVHIASTRAFMSEANTESYAASKGGIFALTHALAMTLQDDQITSNAISPGWIQTSDYEKLRPIDHTQHPSKRVGKPEDIARACLFLTDPANNFINGENLVIDGGMTRKMIYEP, from the coding sequence AGGAGGAGCAAATGGCATCGGTAAAGCTATCACAGAAAGCTACCTAGCTGAAGGTGCAACAGTTGTGGTGGCAGATATCGAGAAGCCCCAAAATGCTGACATCTATTTCCTAAAGACTGATGTCAGTAAAGCTAAGGATATTGAACAACTTTTTCAACATATAACGGATTCCTTTTCCAAATTGGATATCCTAATTAATAATGCGGGTGTCTCCACTTTCGGGGACTTTTACGAAATTTCAGTGGAAGACTGGGATAAAGTGATTAATACGAACTTAAGAAGCACCTTTTTATGCTCGCAAAAAGCTGCACTTATCATGCGCAAACAACCTACAGGAGGAAGCCTTGTCCATATTGCCTCCACACGTGCCTTTATGTCAGAAGCGAATACCGAAAGCTACGCGGCAAGTAAAGGAGGGATCTTCGCATTAACTCATGCTTTAGCTATGACATTGCAGGACGACCAGATTACGAGTAATGCGATCAGTCCCGGTTGGATCCAAACGAGTGACTACGAGAAGCTTCGACCGATTGATCATACACAACACCCATCGAAACGGGTAGGCAAACCAGAAGATATCGCAAGAGCTTGTTTATTTTTAACCGATCCAGCCAACAACTTCATCAATGGTGAGAACCTGGTTATAGATGGTGGCATGACTCGGAAAATGATTTACGAACCTTAA
- a CDS encoding ArsR/SmtB family transcription factor, whose product MSDENYQPLDEETLFLVSQTFKALADPTRIRILHLLFNRELSVSNIAVQLDLNQSNVSHQLRFLKNLRLVKYRRDGKTIYYSQDDEHVMKILQQSIDHATHH is encoded by the coding sequence ATGTCAGACGAAAATTATCAACCATTAGATGAAGAAACACTGTTTTTAGTATCTCAAACCTTTAAAGCGTTAGCTGATCCGACACGAATTCGCATTTTACATTTATTGTTTAATCGTGAATTATCGGTCTCAAATATTGCGGTACAATTGGATCTCAATCAATCAAATGTCTCCCATCAATTACGTTTTTTGAAAAATTTACGACTAGTAAAATATAGGCGAGACGGTAAAACGATTTATTATTCTCAGGATGATGAACACGTGATGAAAATATTGCAGCAATCGATTGACCATGCGACACATCACTGA
- a CDS encoding GyrI-like domain-containing protein has protein sequence MNIVKKAEMTVVGIKIKRDWKGLIREMPVKWDEFNNRLAEVKQRKSDTMMDISLEENDAIYTQCICVEVENQVEVPEGMEMIVIPSASYLYHKHEGSLVSIAQSFGEMYQYGKEHELALETMKIDIGYTMQGDETIHDLYIKINEQ, from the coding sequence TTGAATATTGTTAAAAAAGCAGAAATGACAGTAGTGGGTATTAAAATAAAAAGAGATTGGAAAGGATTAATCCGGGAAATGCCAGTAAAGTGGGACGAGTTTAACAATAGATTAGCGGAAGTGAAACAGAGAAAATCGGATACAATGATGGACATAAGTTTAGAAGAAAATGACGCAATCTATACCCAATGTATTTGTGTAGAAGTAGAAAACCAAGTCGAAGTTCCTGAAGGAATGGAAATGATCGTTATTCCTTCAGCTAGCTACTTATATCATAAGCACGAAGGAAGTTTAGTTTCCATTGCGCAAAGCTTTGGTGAGATGTATCAGTATGGGAAAGAACATGAATTGGCTTTAGAAACAATGAAAATAGATATAGGATATACTATGCAAGGTGATGAAACAATACATGATTTATATATTAAAATAAATGAACAGTAA
- a CDS encoding SpoVR family protein has protein sequence MKAEDKKKLEKAIHEITEIAEGFGLDFYPMRYEICPPEILYTFGAYGMPTRFSHWSFGKQFHRMKLQYDLGLSRIYELVINSNPCYAFLLHSNSLIQNKLIVAHVLAHCDFFKNNVRFQNTKRDMVESMAATAERVAKYEKQYGIKEVEKFLDAVLAIQEHIDPTLLKAQLDWQKNDEEEEQQRRRTEYDDLWDLDQQTSASSGPTKKKKTFPPHPEKDILLFIEEHSRELEDWQRDILTMMREEMLYFWPQLETKIMNEGWATYWHQRIVRELDLTNDETVEFASLNASVVQPSTTQINPYYLGVKMFEDIEERYNNPSEEMKRFGAEPGTGKEKIFEVREIESDISFMRNYLTKELVEKEDLYLFQKQGPEYKIVDKNWEDVRDQLISTRLNGGFPYLTVEDGDYLRNGELYIRHHYEDVELDVRYLEKTLPYIYRLWGRDVHLETIMEDKECLFSCNGAKVMKKYIS, from the coding sequence TTGAAAGCAGAAGATAAAAAAAAATTAGAAAAAGCGATTCACGAAATTACCGAGATCGCAGAAGGATTTGGCTTAGATTTTTATCCGATGCGGTATGAGATTTGTCCGCCTGAAATATTATATACATTTGGTGCCTATGGGATGCCGACAAGATTTTCGCATTGGAGCTTCGGAAAACAATTTCACCGGATGAAACTTCAATATGATCTTGGGTTGAGTAGAATATATGAATTGGTGATCAATTCCAACCCTTGTTATGCTTTCTTATTACATTCTAATAGTTTGATTCAAAATAAATTGATTGTAGCCCATGTATTAGCACATTGTGACTTTTTTAAAAACAATGTGCGGTTTCAAAATACGAAGCGCGATATGGTAGAGAGCATGGCTGCGACAGCTGAGCGTGTAGCGAAATATGAGAAACAATATGGCATAAAAGAAGTAGAAAAATTTCTTGATGCAGTGCTCGCTATTCAAGAGCACATCGACCCGACCTTATTAAAAGCACAATTAGATTGGCAAAAAAATGATGAGGAAGAAGAACAACAGCGTAGAAGAACAGAATACGATGATTTATGGGATTTAGATCAGCAGACTTCAGCAAGTTCAGGGCCAACCAAAAAGAAAAAGACTTTCCCACCACATCCTGAAAAAGATATTTTATTATTTATTGAAGAGCATAGCAGAGAATTAGAGGATTGGCAGCGAGACATCTTAACGATGATGCGTGAGGAAATGCTTTATTTTTGGCCACAATTGGAAACTAAAATTATGAATGAAGGATGGGCGACGTATTGGCATCAACGAATTGTAAGAGAGTTAGATTTAACAAATGATGAAACAGTAGAATTTGCTTCACTGAATGCCAGTGTTGTTCAACCGTCGACTACACAGATTAATCCTTATTACCTTGGAGTAAAAATGTTTGAAGATATTGAAGAACGTTACAACAACCCTTCAGAAGAAATGAAACGATTTGGTGCAGAACCTGGGACCGGAAAAGAAAAGATTTTCGAAGTTCGTGAAATAGAATCAGATATCTCTTTTATGCGCAATTATTTAACAAAAGAACTAGTTGAAAAGGAAGATTTGTACCTTTTTCAAAAACAAGGACCAGAATATAAAATTGTTGATAAAAATTGGGAAGATGTACGTGATCAACTAATTTCAACCAGATTAAACGGTGGGTTTCCTTATTTGACGGTTGAAGATGGTGACTATTTGCGTAATGGAGAGTTATATATTCGCCATCATTACGAAGATGTAGAGTTGGATGTACGTTATTTAGAGAAAACGTTGCCTTATATCTATCGATTATGGGGAAGAGACGTCCATCTTGAAACCATTATGGAAGATAAAGAATGCTTATTCTCGTGTAATGGTGCAAAAGTGATGAAAAAATATATCTCATAA